Genomic segment of Kibdelosporangium phytohabitans:
AGGATGTCGCCGTCGCGGACCTCGGCACCGATCCGGACGATGCCGCGCTCGTCCAGGTCGGCCAGCACCTCCTCGGAGACGTTCGGGATGTCCCGCGTGATCTCCTCGGCGCCCAGCTTCGTGTCGCGGGCGTCGATCTCGTGCTCCTCGATGTGGATCGAGGTGAGCACGTCGTCCTGGACCAGACGCTGGCTCAGGACGATCGCGTCCTCGTAGTTGTGGCCCTCCCACGGCATGATCGCCACGAGCAGGTTCTTGCCCAGCGCCATCTCGCCGTCTTCGGTGCACGGACCGTCCGCCAGGACTTGGCCGACCTCAACGCGCTCACCCTCGTTGACGATGGGCTTCTGGTTGATGCACGTGCCCTGGTTGCTGCGGCGGAACTTGTACAGGCCGTAGGTCTGGCGGGTGCCGTCGTCGGCCATCACCGTGATGAAGTCCGCGGACAGCTCCTCGACCACACCGGCCTTGCTGGCCACTACCACGTCACCGGCGTCGACCGCGGCACGCAGCTCCATGCCCGTACCGACCAGCGGCGACTCACTGCGCAGCAGCGGCACGGCCTGGCGCTGCATGTTCGCACCCATCAGGGCGCGGTTGGCGTCGTCGTGCTCGAGGAACGGGATCATGGCCGTCGCGACCGACACCATCTGGCGCGGCGAGACGTCCATGTAGTCGACACCGTGCGGGTCGATGAACTCGACCTCACCACCCTTGGTGCGGACCAGGACGCGCTCCTCGACGAAGTTGCCGTCGGCGTCGGTCGGCGAGTTGGCCTGCGCCTTGACGTAACGGTCTTCCTCGTCCGCGGTCAGGTAGTCGATCTGCTCGGTGACCCGGCCGTCGACGACCTTGCGGTACGGCGTCTCGATGAATCCGAACGGGTTGACCCGCCCGTAGGACGACAGCGAGCCGATCAGGCCGATGTTCGGGCCTTCCGGCGTCTCGATCGGGCACATCCGGCCGTAGTGCGACGGGTGGACGTCACGGACCTCCATGCCCGCGCGCTCACGGGAGATACCACCCGGGCCGAGCGCGGACAGCCGGCGCTTGTGCGTCAGACCGTCGAGCGGGTTGGTCTGCTGCATGAACTGCGACAGCTGCGAGGTGCCGAAGAACTCCTTGATCGCCGCGACCACCGGGCGGATGTTGATCAGGGTCTGCGGGGTGATCGCCTCGACGTCCTGGGTGGTCATCCGCTCGCGGACGACACGCTCCATCCGCGACAGACCGACCCGGATCTGGTTCTGGATCAACTCGCCGACCGTGCGCAGGCGCCGGTTGCCGAAATGGTCGATGTCGTCGACCTCGATCGGGATCTCCCGGCCGTCCTTGCCGATCACCGAGGTCTCGCCGGCGTGCAACCGGACGAGGTACTCGATGGTGGTGACGATGTCCTCTTCGGTCAGCACCCCGGTGTCGTACGACTCGACGACGCCCAGCTTCTTGTTGACCTTGTAGCGGCCCACCTTGGCCAAGTCGTAGCGCTTGTCCTTGAAGAACAGGTTCTCCAGCAGGGTCTGCGCCGACTCCTTGGTCGGCGGCTCACCCGGGCGGAGCTTGCGGTAGATGTCCAGCAGCGCCTCGTCCTGGCCCGCGGTGTGGTCCTTCTCCAGGGTGGCCAGCAGGGTCTCGGAGAACGCGAAGCGCTCCCTGATCTGCTCGGTGGTCCAGCCGAGTGCCTTCAGCAGGACGGTGACGGGCTGGCGGCGCTTGCGGTCGATGCGGACACCGACGGTGTCGCGCTTGTCGACGTCGAACTCCAGCCAGGCACCCCGGCTCGGGATGATGCGGGTGTCGAAGACGTCCTTGTCGGTCGTCTTGTCGACGGTGGAGGCGAAGTACACGCCCGGTGAGCGCACCAGCTGGGACACCACGACACGCTCGGTGCCGTTGACGATGAAGGTGCCCTTGTTGGTCATCACGGGGAAGTCACCCATGAACACCGTCTGGCTCTTGATCTCACCAGTGGTGTGGTTGGTGAACTCGGCCGTGACGAACAGCGGTGCGGCGTAGGTCATGTCCTTGTCCTTGCACTCCTCGACGGAGGCCTTGACCTCGTCGAAGCGCGGGTCGGAGAAGGAAAGCGACATCGAGCCGGAGAAGTCCTCGATCGGCGAGATCTCGTTCAGTACTTCCTCGAGACCACCGACGGGGTTCTCGTCACCGGCGTCGATGCGGCGCTGGAACCACGCCTCGGCACCGGTGAACCATTCGAAGGACTGGATCTGCAGGTCGAGCATGTTGGGAACGCCGAGGGGCTCGCTCAGCTTCGCGAACGAGACACGCTTCGGCGCACCCGGGATTCCGGACATGGAGTTGGTCGCAGCAGTGGCTTCGGTCGCGCGGGAGACTGCCAAGATGCGTCCTTCCAGGGACTATGAGCGGTTGAGCGGCCGCGCTAGCAGGCAACTAACGCAACTGTCAAGGGTGCTTGATGCCCAGCATCCTAGCTCTCGGGTAAGGGCACACGGAAAGTGGGCAGAGCAAAGACGCAGTCTAGCCAAACAAGCGGCGACTGTCCAGGGGCCCGCAGAAGAGGCCCCCCGCTCACGACAACAGCGTGACCCTGACCGGTTCTCCAGTCAAGGGGCCACGCGGTGTTCACCCACGTGGACCAGCAATTCCAAGCCTGTTGGACCAGCTAGCGGGGGATGGACGCTACCAGGCGTTCGACCGTCTCGTTGATCAAGGGTGGGCACAGCGAGTGGTGCGGCACGCACAGATCCTTGAGCACTTCGCCCAGCGCGGCCTCGAAAGCGCGCACTCCCGGCGACGGAAAAGGTGACCGAGACCACACCACGAAATCGTAGTCGGCGGCTTCCCAGGCGACTGTGTCCTCCACCCGGCGCATCACGTGGTGCTCGACGTGCTCGTGCCTGATCCTGCGGCCGGCCCGGTAGCGGGCCAGCTCGTCCAGCACCGGCCGGGCGGTGATCACCAGCGAGCTGGCGCGCACGGCGGCCGACTCGGCCATCCGCACGATTGTGATCGCGTCCTCGGCCGCGCGCCCGTCGACCTTCGCGAGCGCGTCGACGGACGCCTCGGGGTCGGCGTGCGACCGGGTGCCGATGGTCAGCGTGGCCGGGCCCAGGTGCTTGGCCAGCGCGTCGACGATCTCGGTCTTGGCCGGGCTGCTGGCCCCGGCGACCGCCACGAGCGTCCCGCGGTGCGAGGGCAGGGCTATCTTCATTGTGAGCGGGACACTACCGTCGGTCGCGTGCGATGACCGGACAGTAGGCGCGGGGTTCACCCGACCGTGTCGGCCGGCTCGGCGCCGCCCGCGATCACCGCGCCATTCCCGCGGCGATCCCGCTCCGGAGGACAAACTGTTCAGCCTGGTTTGACCTGCGTCTTTCGTAGAATTCCGATACTGACCTTACCCGTTGGCACCGGAATACCCCGAGATTGACGAGCTCAATCCGTCGACGGCGTCGAAGCCGGTTCGGCGATTTCGGTGAGCGAGTCGACCACCCGCCGCAGCCACTCGGTCAGGTCCCTGTCCTGCCCGAAACGACCGGGATCGGTCCTCGGCATCGTGTGCCTGTGCGACTCCGTGCCCGCGGGCACCGGCCAGATACCCGCCGCGACCGCGAAAACCACGCGCATGTTCGGGACAGCGGCCTGCCACGCCTCGATCTCGTGGCGTTGCCGCAACACGACCACGCCGCCGGTCTCCGGCAACGAGTCGAGAACGACCTGGGTACCGGCGTAGAGGAAACGCACCACGTCCGGCTCCCACCACAACCGGACCGGTTCGGGCTCGTCGTCGGGGATGATCTCGCGCAAAGCCGCGACCAACGGCGGATATTCGTCGGCCGCCGAAGCGAGCGGGACACCGATTGCCTCAGCGGTCGGGTCGTCGGTGACGTATTTGGTATACCGCCACTCCAGCAACTCGCTATATCCGGTCATTTGCCTGCGCAACCATGCCACCGCGTGCGGGCTGAACACACCGATCAGCTCGTCACCGGCACGGTCCCAGCAGACAGTGAGGTGCACAACGTCCACGAATACCCGAGTATCAATTCCTACGCCACCGATTCATTCGAATTTCATACGGCCATCCCATGTGATGTGGCCTCGATGTAGGACCGGTGTAGTGCTTCGATGAAGCCTTCGTTACATGGAATGGAAGAAACAAGTACTCACCATCGGCGTCGCCGCCGCGGCCGTGTTCGCCATGTCGTCGGTCGCCGCCAGCGCCGACGAGACCGCGGCCGGTGGCTGCAACAAGGACGGCCACAACGGCCAGGGCTGGACCCACTACAGCGAAGGTGGCGTCCACACCAAGGTGACCTGGTTCGAATACAAGATCAGCGGCAAGGGCACCGGCGGCAAGAGCAACGTCAACATCCGGCACTACGAGAAGCGGCGGCTGCAGAAGGACAAGCTGCTGTACTCCAACGACAGCCCGGACAACGTCAAGCAGAACACCGACTACTCGCACACGCCGAAGAACCCCATCCAGCTGGACTCCAGCAAGAAGCAGCACACCGACTACCACTTCGTCTTCGACACGGCCGGTAGCGACCCCACGTGCAAGGCCACCACCAGCGACTTCCCGGCCTGATGATCGGCGCCGACCAGCGTTGCCGCCGTGGTGCGCTCGCCACGGCGGCGCTGGCCATCCTGCTCGCGTCCGCGTGCTCGGCGCCCGCGGACGCGAAGCCGTCCCGGCTGATGAAACCGGTGTGCACGGATTCGTCGGGCACGGTCGTGGCCGACCCCAACCGGGACACGATCCGCGCGTTCTCCCGTGACGGGGCCCAGCTGTGGTCCCACGACCAGGAGGAAGGACGGTTCGCCGCCGCCGCGGGCGCGTGCGCCACCCAGGTGTTCTCGGCGCTGATCGCGGACTGGACCGACCTGACCGTCCGCGACCCCGATCCCCTCGCCTACCTGCCGAACGGGACGACGGTGCCGTGGCCGGGCCGTGGCGCGCATTCGAAGTTCCGCGTTCTCGCCGCGACCGGGCTGGGCACCGGCGTCGTGGCCACCGCGGACGGTGCACGGACGACCCTGCGGACCCAGGTCGACGGCCAGTTCGTCGCGTCGGAGGAGATGAAGTCGGCATCCTTCGACTGGGCGATCGCGCCGGACGGCCGGACCGCCGCCGCGTTCGACCACGGCACCACCGGCGGCGAGTTGATCATCCTCGAACGCAACCACGGCCGATGGGGCATCGCGTCGAAGACCGAGGTCACGGAGCCCGTCTACGGCGCGTTCCTGCGGGACGAGAACACCTACGTCCTCGCCCACGAAGACCGCTACGACCTGCACACCGGCGGCACGGCCAGGCGGATCGCCGGTCCGCGGGACGTCAGCGACGTGTTCATGGCGGGCGGCAACATCGCGCTGCTTAGCCGGATGACCAGCGTCGACAAGGACCGGACGGACGTGCGCGTGCTCGGCCCGGACCTGCGGCCGCGCTTCACGACCAGCGCAGAACAGGCCGCGGTCGTGTCGGCCTTCCGCAACTCCGTGGTGCTCAGCTTCCCCGATCGGACTGTGGTCGTCGACGGCGATCAGCACAAGCAACTCGACGTGCCCGCGCACCGGTACACGTTCGCGGGCCAGGACAACACGGTCGTCCAGGTCGGACCTGACGACGTGCGGACGAAGGAGGGGCTATGAGGAAACTGCTCATCGGACTGCTTGCCGTGCTGGCCGCGGTCGTGTTCGCGCCGACGGCGAACGCGGCCATCGACGCCAAGATCGGCAACCGCGCCAACGGCCGCTGCCTGGACGGCGCCGCCAGCGGCAACCCCGGGCTGCAGCCGTGCCGCGTCACCAACGGGCAGGTCTGGAAGTGGGCGGGCAGCGTGCCGAGCACGGGAACGATGCGGCACACGCTGTCGGGCAAGTGCCTTGACAGCAACGCGCGCGGTGACGTCTACCTGCTGACGTGCCAGGCGGGCAACAACAACCAGAAGTGGAAGATGGGCCGGTTCGGCACGAGCATCGAGATCAAGAACGTGGCCACCGGCCGGTGCCTGAGCCGGGCGCAGCTCGACGTGTTCCGGCTCGACACCTACGGCTGCAACACCGCGGACACGCTGCAGAAGTGGACGATCACGAACATCATGCCGTAGGACTCCCGGTTTTCTTGCAGCAGCAGGTCGTGGGGGCCTGCTGCTGCGTCCCGGCCAGGATCGACTCGTACGTCTCCCGCAGGCCCGGCCCGGGATCGAGCCCCAGCGTGTCCCGCAGGACCAGCCTGACCTCGTGGTACGCGTCCACCGCCTCGGCGACCCGGCCGGCACGGGCGAACGCCCGGATGAGCAGGTCCCACAACGGTTCCCGCAGCGGGACCTGGCGCACGAGCGGCTTCAGCCGCACCACCACCTCGTGGTACCTGCCCGCCGCCAGATCGGCCTCGGCCAGTCCCTCGACGCTGACCAGGTGCAGCTCGGCCAGCCTGGCCAGGTCCGGTTCGAACGGCCCGGCCTCCGCGCCGGTCAGCGGAGTGCCCCGGTACAGGTCGAGTGCCTTGCGGAAGTGGCCGGCGGCCTCGTCACCGACACCAGCCGCCTGCCCCGCGGCGCTGAGCCTGGCGAACCGCTCGGCGTCGACCCGGTCCGGGTCCACCGCGATCTGGTACGCGTCCTGCTGGCGTTCGATCGGGGCGCCGGGCAGCAACCGGCGCAGCCGTGACACGTGTGTCTGCAGGTTGGCCAGATAGGAGCGTGGCGCGTGGCCGTTCCACAGCATCTCGACGAGCCACTCCGTCGGCACCGGCCGCGCGGGTCGCAGCAACAGGCCGACCAGCAGCCGCGCGGGCCGTCCGGCGGGCACACCGACCGGGTTGCCGCCTTCGTCACGGACCTCGAGTGGTCCAAGGATCCCGAACTCCACGGATCGCACCCTGCCGCCGTTTCCCCGCACGGACCAGCGACAACCTCTACAGTGCAGCTACACGATCGGCCGCAAGCCGATTGCCGCCGGGGAGGCTGCATGGGGCAGTTCGGGGACCTGCTTCGCGGGCATCGCACAGCACGGGGGCTGACGCAGGAGGCGCTCGCCGCGCGCGCCGGGCTCAGCGTCCAGGCGATCGGCGTGCTCGAACGGGGTGACCGCAAGTTCCCGCACCGCGACACCGTCACCAGGCTGGCCGACGCGCTGGAGCTGACCGGCGACGTGCTCGACGCCTTCATGGCGGCGGCCACCAGAAAGGCCACGCCCAAGGTGGACGACCAGCCCACGGTCCCGGTCCCCGCTCGCCAGCTGCCCTCCGACGTGCCCGACTTCACCGGCCGCGAGGAGCAGTTGGACGTCGTGCTGACCGCGCTGCGAGAGCCCGCTTCCGCCGGTGCGCCACGTGTCGTCGTGGTCGTCGGCGGTCCCGGCATCGGCAAGTCGGCGCTGGCGTTGCGCACGGCCCACGAGATCGCCGACGAGTTCGCGGACGGCCAGCTCTACCTCGACCTCGCCGGAACGTCCGACCAGCCGCACGACCCGTCGGTGCTGCTGGCGGAGCTGTTGCGCGCCTTGGGTGTCACGGGTGGTGCCGTGCCGAACGGCACCGCGGCGCGGGCAACGCTTTTCCGGTCGCTGCTGTCGGATCGCCGGATGCTGCTGGTGCTCGACGACGCCGCGCGGTCCGAGCAGGTCCGGCCGTTGCTGCCGTCCAGCGGCGGGTGCGGGGTGCTGGTGACCGGCCGTCAGCTGCTCACGGACCTGCCCGGCGCCCGGCACATCGAGCTGGACGTGCTCAGCCCGGCCGAGGCCCGTGCCCTGTTCACCGGGATCGTCGGGGCGAACCGGGTGGAGGCGGAGCCGGACGAGGTGGAACCGATCGTGCGGGCCTGCGGGTACCTGCCGCTGGCGATCCGGATCGCGGCGGGCAAGCTGGCCGGCCGCCCGGCGTGGCCGTTGCGGCTGCTGACCGAGCGGCTGGCCGACGAGTCGCGCAGGCTCAACGAGCTGCGGCTCGGCGAACTCGGTGTCCGCGCGTCGTTCGAGGCCAGCATCGGGCAGCTGCCGGTGGACGCGACCGCGGCGTTCGGACTGCTCGGCCTGATGGGGCCGCGGGCGGTGCCGGAGTGGGTGCTCGGGCCGCTGCTGGACCGGCGGTTCACCGACGACGTGCTGGACATGCTGGTGGACGCGAACCTGTTGCGGCTGGCGGAGATCGACGTGAACGGCGGCCCGCGCTACCGGATGCACGACCTGCTGCGGACCTACGCCGTCGAGCGCGCCGATGAGCCGCACGCGGCCGTCCAGCGGCTGCTGGCGGTGTGGCTGGATCTGACCACGCGGGCGGTCGACCGGCTGCCGCCGTCGCTCTTCGCGCCACCACAGGGCGTCGCCCGCAGGATGGCTTTGCCGCAGTCCACAATCGACAAGCTGCTCGATTCGGCCGACAACTGGTTCACAGCCGAGCGGGAGGCGTTCGTCGGCGCGGTGGAACTGGCGGCGGCGTGGGGTTTCCACGAGTACGCCTGGCAGTTGGCTGCCACCGCGGTACCGTTCCACGACCTGCACAGCTACTACGAGGACTGGCAGCGCACGCACACCACGGCCCTCGAGGCTGTCCGCGCGGCGGGGAACGTGCGCGGGGAAACCGTCATGCTGCGCGGGCTTTCCCAGGTCCACCTGTACCGGGACGAGTACGACGTCGCGCTGGACGGCTTCCGTCGCGCGCTCGAACTGTCCCGGCAGGTCGGCGACGTTCGGGAGGAGTTCCTGGCCAAGTCGGGCCTGGCCACGATCGACCGGATGCTGCGGCGCTACGACAAAGCCGAGGCGCACATCCGCGAGGCGCTCGAAGTCGTCACCGACCGCAACCTGGAGGCGCAGGTCCGCAACGCGCTGGGCGTGGTCCTGATGGCGCAGGACCGGTTCGACGAGTCCTACGCGTCGTTCGAGCACGCATTGGCGATCTGCAAGGAGATCGACGACAAGCACCGGCTCGGTGTCGTGCTGCGCGAGGCCAGCATCCTGTACGACAAGATCGGCCAGACTCATCGTGCTCTCGCGTCGCTCGACCGTGCGCTGGAGATCTTCGAGAGCCTCGCGGACGAGCGGTGCGTCGGGTACACGCTGCTGCGGATGGGCCGTGTGCACGCCGCGCACAACGACATGGGTCATGCGACGCTCGTGTTGCAGCGGGCCGTGAACTTCTTCGCCACCAACGGGAACCGCATGGAGGAAGCGCAGTGCTGGCAGCTGCGCGGGGAACTGGCCGCGCAGCACCGCATGCTCAACGCCCGTGACTTCCTGACCCGCGCGTTGCGGCTGTGGCAGTCGATCGGGGCGACCAGTCAGGTCACCGACGTCCAGGCGAAGCTGGCCGCGCTGCCCGACTGAGCCGCCCTACTTCTTGACCTCGAAGAAGTCCAGTTTGACGATCTTCCACTTGCCGTCGACGTGGCGCATGTCCATGGCGAACTGGGTCGGGCCGCCGGACGGCTGCTTGTCCGCGCGGGTCCCGATCTGGTCGGCGAACACGAGCACCCTGGCCTCGTCACCGGAGAACCGGACCACACCGACGCTGACGGGGGTGACGACCACCTGGAGCTTCTGGTTCTGGATGTCGGCTTCGAGCGCCTTCATCGACTTGTCGTACTGGTCGACTGCCTCGCCGACCAGGTACTCCTTGGCACGCTTGGTGGCGGCGGGCATGTCGTCGAACTTGTAGGACAGCACCGCGGTCACGGCTGTGTTGGCGGCACCGACGATGTCCTTGGTCGAGTTGACGTCCGACAACGCGTCGTTCCCGACGCCTGTCCTGGCGTCGCTGAGGTTCTGCATGAACCAGACGCCCAGGCCGCCGATCAACAGGGCCACGACCACCAGAATCGCCGGGACCAGCAGCTTCAGCCGTGGCGGTGTCTCTTCGCCGACCGCCTCCGCGACGACGTCGTCGTCGGTTTCCGCTGTCGTGTCGGGCTCGGGCTCGGTTTCGGTTTCGACGGGCGCTGCGACGGCTTCCGGTTCGGGGTCCTTCGTGCGCGGCACGGTGACACGGCGCCGCGGCGTGGGACGGACCTCTTCCTCGAGCTTCTCGGTCGTCTCGGCCTCGCCGGCACCGTGGCCGTTGGCCTGCGGCTCCCCGATCACGGGGACGTCGAACGCCGGCGCGGCCGGGCCCTCGTCGGTGTGCGTGTCCGCGAACGTGTCGGTGTACGAGTCGCTGTGCGTGTCCTCAGCCTGGTCAGCGCGCCGGTGCAGGCCCGCTACCTTGGGCCGCCGGGTCGGCGGGGTAGCTGGACGGCGACGAGGAGGTGGCACAGTCGATGTCCTTCCGAATCACTGCTGGGCGGCGGAGTACGGGACCTGGCGCAGAGCGTTGACCTTCCAGCCGTTGTCGGTCTGGTCCAGCGCTGCCTCGATCCGCAGCCGCTTGGTGGTCGGGGCCTTGTCGCTCTCCTTCACCGTCGTGTCGACGACGACCATGATGGTGGCGACCTTCTTCTGCAGGTTCACGTCGGTCACCGCGGTCTCCCTGACCGCCGCCGTCGTGACCACTTTGGCGTCCCTGATCCGCTTCTTGAAGTCTTCCTGGTTCTTGGCGTAGTCGTCGTGCACCGAACCCGTGGACACGTCGAGGAACCGCTGGTAGGTCGCGTCGACGTCGGTGAAGTCCAGCGACGTCAGCGTGGCGACCGCGGCCGAACCCGCGGTGGAGACCTCTTCGCGGGTCTTGCGGACGTCCGCGCTCTCCCCGCTCGCACTCGCCCACCAGACGCCGAACACCGCCGCGAACGCGGCCGCGACCACCACCAGCGCGATCGAGCCGAACAGCAGGTTGCGGTTGGTCATGACCCTCCCAGCGTCTGGAGCATCGTCAGCGGGCCCTGCGGGATCGGCTGGCCGAGGAAGCCGATCAAGCCGGAGCTCTGGTCGGCCAGCTGCTGCCCGCCGCGTCCCGCGTTGGCCGCGATCTGCGCCTGCGACGGGGCCGCGACCTTACCGCCGAACGGGGCGTTCTGCGAGCCCCGGACGCTGATCGGGCTGCCGAGCGGTTCGGCGCAGTACGCCTTCTCGTTCGTCGCGATCGGCGAGGTGTCGTCACCGGGACGGCGTTTGGTGGCCTCGTAGCCCTTCACGCACGGCGGCGGGTTGAACAGGTTCAGCGCGAGGCCGAGGTGCGCGGTGCCGTCGCCCGGCGCCACGGAACGCGCGCCCGCCGCGACACCCGGGTACGCCACGAACATCAGCTCGAGCCCGTCGTTGCGGGTGACCAGGATGTTCGCCGTGGTCAGCAGGTTGGCCAGGACCACGCTGAGGCCGGAGCCGGATTCCCGCAGCAGGCCGGTGACCTGCTCGGCGGCCTGCGGGGTGACGGCGATCAGCTTGCGGATGTCGCCGTCGGAGTTCTTGAGCTGCTCGTTGAGCTGCGCGAGGCTGGTGGAGAACGACTTGATGTTGCCCGACTGCGCGTTCTGGGTGTCCAGCACGACACCGGAGTTGCGCAGCAGCTCGATCGTCTGCGGCAGGTTCTCCCGTGCGGCCTTGGTGAACTGGCCGGTCGAGTCGAGCAGCTGGGACAGGTCCGGCCCGGTGCCCGTGAACGCCTTGTCGAGTTCGTCGACGACGGTCTTGAGCGACTCGGTCGGCACCGACACGACCAGGTCGTCCAGGTCGCGCAGGACCTTGTCGGTCGACAACGGCGTCTCGGTGTGCTCGGCCGCGATCACCGAGTCACCCGACAGGTACGGGCTGGAGTCCTTGCGCGGCTGCAGGTCCACGAACTGCTCGCCGACCGCGGACCGGTTGGCCACGACCGCTTTCAGGTCGGCGGGGATCCGCGGCGCGTCCGGCGTGATCTCCAGGTCGACCTCGATGCCGTCGCGGGTCAGGTGGATCTCGCCGACGCGGCCGACCTGCACGCCGCGGTAGGTCACCTCGGCGTTGGTGAAGATGCCGCCGGAGTCGGCCAGCCGGAGTTTCACCGTGTAGCCCTCGTGGCCGAAGACCTTGCCGATGTCGGTGAACCGGAACAGCGCGTACACCACCGCGACGACCGCGATCACGAAGAACGCGACGATCTGCAGCCTCGTCCGCCTGGTCAGCATCGCTGGCCTCCCAGAATCGAGCCGAGCAGGCCACCGGCGGAGTTGCCGGTGCAGGTGGACCTGGGGGTGCCGGGCTGGTTGCCGCCGCCGAGGTCGGGCACGCCGAGCGGTGGCGGCGCACCCGGCTGGACGCCTTCCTGGCCGGTGGTCAGCTGGCCGAGCAGCGGGATGTCCTTCAACGGGTTCTGCCTGCTGCGGCTGAGGTTGTTGAGGATCTCGCCGAGGTTCAGGTCGATCTTGGCGTACAGGTTGACGTAGTCGCCCTTGACCGCGGGCACCGCCGAGTCCGGGAACGGGAAGCTGAGCAGCAGCTCCAGCGACTTCGGCAGGCTCGCGCCCGCCTCGCTGAGCTTCTGCAGCGCCGGCGTGAGCGCCTTGAGGTCGGCGACCAGGTTGGCCTTGCTCTTGTTGACGGTGTCGACCGTGACGGCCGAGAGCTGGTCGAGGTTCTGCAGCATGGTGACCAGCTGCGGCCGTTGCTCGGACAGCACCTGCAGGCCGGGCCCGATCTCGTCGATCACCTTGGCGATCTTGTCCTTCTGCCCGTCGAGTGTCCTGGACAGCTTGGCCAGCCCGTCGAGCGCCTTGGTGATGTCACCGCGCCGGGCGTCCAAGTCGGACACGAGCTTGTTCGTGTTGGTCAGCAACGCCTTCAGCTGCGGCTCGTTGCCGTCCGCGACCTGGTTGAGCTCGTCGGCGATCGTGCGCAACTGGTCGACGCCACCGCCGTTGAGCAGCATCGACAACGCGCCGAGGACCTCTTCGACCTCGGTGTTGCGGTTGGTGCGGTCCAGTCCGATGTACGCGCCGCCGGCGAGCTTGCCCTGTTCCTTGCCGGGCTGCGGCGCGGTCAGTTCGACGTACTTCTCACCGAGCAGGCTCGACTGGCGCAGCCGGGCGAGCGAGTTGCCCGGCAGGTCGATGTCGCCGCGCACGCTCATGGTGACCTCGGCCGTCCAGCCGTCCGGGGCGAGCGTGATCGCCTCGACCCGGCCGACCGCGACCTCGTTGACCTTCACGCCGGACTGCGGCACCAGGTCGAGCACGTCCCGGAACTGCGCTTTCACCGTGTACGGGCGGTCGCCGAGATCGGCGCCACCGGGCAACGGCAGGTCGTAGATGCCTTCGAAGCTGCATGAGGTGAGCGCCAGCGCGCTCACGCAAGCCAGTGCGGCGTGACGCAACCTCATCGCCCACCACCCAGCGGAACCGGGAGCGGCGGCACGAACCCGTTGTCGTACGCGCTGATCACCTGCGCGACCGACGGGATTCCCTTGAGCAGCGGCGCGACCTGCTTGCACGCGTCCGACAGCAGCGGCGGGATCCCTTTCGGGGTGGCCTGTTCCAGCAGCTTGCAGACCATCACGATCGGCGGCTGGGTCAACTCGTTGAGGTTCGAGCGCGCGTCCAGGGTGCCCGCGGATGCGTTGTACGAGCCGAAGATGTTGCTCAGCGCCAGCGGGGCGATGTCGAGCGTCTCGGCGAGCGCGGCCCGCTGGTCGACGAGCACCTGCGTGATCCCAGCCAACTTGTCCACATTGGACTTCAGGCGGTCCCTGTTGTCCCTGATGAACGCCTGCACCTGCTCGAGCGCACCGGCCAGCTGCTGCACGGACTGGGCGAGGTTGCCGCGCTCGGCGGCGAGGAACCCGCTGACGTCGGCCAGCTGCTGGGAGAACTGCCTGACCTGCTGGTCGCTCGCGGCCAGCGTGCC
This window contains:
- a CDS encoding XRE family transcriptional regulator; translated protein: MGQFGDLLRGHRTARGLTQEALAARAGLSVQAIGVLERGDRKFPHRDTVTRLADALELTGDVLDAFMAAATRKATPKVDDQPTVPVPARQLPSDVPDFTGREEQLDVVLTALREPASAGAPRVVVVVGGPGIGKSALALRTAHEIADEFADGQLYLDLAGTSDQPHDPSVLLAELLRALGVTGGAVPNGTAARATLFRSLLSDRRMLLVLDDAARSEQVRPLLPSSGGCGVLVTGRQLLTDLPGARHIELDVLSPAEARALFTGIVGANRVEAEPDEVEPIVRACGYLPLAIRIAAGKLAGRPAWPLRLLTERLADESRRLNELRLGELGVRASFEASIGQLPVDATAAFGLLGLMGPRAVPEWVLGPLLDRRFTDDVLDMLVDANLLRLAEIDVNGGPRYRMHDLLRTYAVERADEPHAAVQRLLAVWLDLTTRAVDRLPPSLFAPPQGVARRMALPQSTIDKLLDSADNWFTAEREAFVGAVELAAAWGFHEYAWQLAATAVPFHDLHSYYEDWQRTHTTALEAVRAAGNVRGETVMLRGLSQVHLYRDEYDVALDGFRRALELSRQVGDVREEFLAKSGLATIDRMLRRYDKAEAHIREALEVVTDRNLEAQVRNALGVVLMAQDRFDESYASFEHALAICKEIDDKHRLGVVLREASILYDKIGQTHRALASLDRALEIFESLADERCVGYTLLRMGRVHAAHNDMGHATLVLQRAVNFFATNGNRMEEAQCWQLRGELAAQHRMLNARDFLTRALRLWQSIGATSQVTDVQAKLAALPD
- a CDS encoding MCE family protein — protein: MLTRRTRLQIVAFFVIAVVAVVYALFRFTDIGKVFGHEGYTVKLRLADSGGIFTNAEVTYRGVQVGRVGEIHLTRDGIEVDLEITPDAPRIPADLKAVVANRSAVGEQFVDLQPRKDSSPYLSGDSVIAAEHTETPLSTDKVLRDLDDLVVSVPTESLKTVVDELDKAFTGTGPDLSQLLDSTGQFTKAARENLPQTIELLRNSGVVLDTQNAQSGNIKSFSTSLAQLNEQLKNSDGDIRKLIAVTPQAAEQVTGLLRESGSGLSVVLANLLTTANILVTRNDGLELMFVAYPGVAAGARSVAPGDGTAHLGLALNLFNPPPCVKGYEATKRRPGDDTSPIATNEKAYCAEPLGSPISVRGSQNAPFGGKVAAPSQAQIAANAGRGGQQLADQSSGLIGFLGQPIPQGPLTMLQTLGGS
- a CDS encoding MCE family protein; its protein translation is MRLRHAALACVSALALTSCSFEGIYDLPLPGGADLGDRPYTVKAQFRDVLDLVPQSGVKVNEVAVGRVEAITLAPDGWTAEVTMSVRGDIDLPGNSLARLRQSSLLGEKYVELTAPQPGKEQGKLAGGAYIGLDRTNRNTEVEEVLGALSMLLNGGGVDQLRTIADELNQVADGNEPQLKALLTNTNKLVSDLDARRGDITKALDGLAKLSRTLDGQKDKIAKVIDEIGPGLQVLSEQRPQLVTMLQNLDQLSAVTVDTVNKSKANLVADLKALTPALQKLSEAGASLPKSLELLLSFPFPDSAVPAVKGDYVNLYAKIDLNLGEILNNLSRSRQNPLKDIPLLGQLTTGQEGVQPGAPPPLGVPDLGGGNQPGTPRSTCTGNSAGGLLGSILGGQRC